The following proteins are encoded in a genomic region of Thunnus maccoyii chromosome 8, fThuMac1.1, whole genome shotgun sequence:
- the scyl1 gene encoding N-terminal kinase-like protein — MWSFFARDPVKDFAYEILPDTQEKSGIWTLHRGKRKTSGEPVSVFLYEMAQGTEQQTQLAKAAFKRMKTLRHPNILAYVDGLETEKSLYLVTEQVTPLAVHLKAQAEKGGSSELEVSWGLHQILKALSFLVNDCHLLHNNLGVWAVFVDRAGEWKLGALDHVAPEQGDPSGVALPAPKVVYPDMEKYDPPEMPNSSGEKWAGEVWRLGCLIWEVFNGPLPRTSSLRSLGKVPKALVPHYCELVGANPRARPNPARFLQNCRTPGGFLSNSFVESNLFLEEIQIKEPAEKQQFFQDLSDNLDSFPEDFCKHKVLPQLLTAFEFGNAGAVVLTPLFKVGKFLSAEEYQQKIIPVIVKMFSSTDRAMRIRLLQQMEQFIQYLNEAAVNSQIFPHVVHGFTDTNPAIREQTVKSMLLLAPKLNETNLNQELMRHFARLQARDEQGPIRCNTTVCLGKIASYLNAGTRQRVLISAFSRATKDPFPASRSAGVLGFAATHNYYSVTEIAARILPTLCAITVDPDKSVRDQAFKAIKSFISKLETVSEDPTKLAEIEKDVASCAQPAGASSSWAGWAVTGMSTITSKLIRNAPGTEGGVAVEGSDPANATGPTSATDAATVPDSEDKTPQASLTHHAASSRANQSQTPEVTDNDDEPIGDRWDDEEDWGSLEDPEKAHTETDDWTTDWSGMSSSKKKASDRGVGRTSSSMAMKKQSSDWSSSGWDADDSWSNEKDGQGQSSAGEEGWGNDWGEEETDTTSVDKTLPLPEGVRLASEYNWESSSTTKGVNQNDLFASVSQRNTAGTAATAADGWAAEATGDWGAEESWESVDGSQGLSKAELSKKKREERRKELEAKRAERKAAKGPLKLGARKLD, encoded by the exons ATGTGGTCCTTTTTTGCCAGGGATCCTGTCAAAGACTTTGCTTATGAAATTCTGCCAGACACCCAGGAGAAGTCTGGAATATGGACATTACATCGGGGGAAGcgaaag ACCAGCGGAGAGCCAGTGTCTGTGTTCCTGTACGAGATGGCTCAGGGAACAGAGCAGCAGACCCAGCTAGCCAAGGCTGCCTTCAAGCGTATGAAGACCCTTCGACACCCAAACATCCTGGCCTATGTTGATGGATTGGag ACAGAGAAGAGCCTGTACCTAGTTACGGAGCAGGTGACGCCCCTGGCTGTCCACCTGAAGGCCCAGGCAGAGAAGGGCGGATCTAGTGAATTGGAGGTCTCCTGGGGACTGCACCAGATACTG AAAGCTCTGAGTTTCCTGGTCAATGACTGCCACCTGCTCCACAACAACTTGGGTGTTTGGGCTGTTTTTGTGGATCGAGCTGGGGAGTGGAAGCTAGGAGCACTCGACCATGTGGCCCCAGAGCAGGGTGACCCAAGCGGGGTCGCACTCCCCGCCCCTAAGGTTGTTTACCCAGACATGGAAAAATATGACCCACCTGAGATGCCCAACAGCAGTGGAGAGAAATG GGCAGGGGAGGTGTGGCGGCTAGGTTGTCTGATCTGGGAGGTGTTCAACGGGCCACTACCTCGCACTTCCTCCCTTCGTTCACTGGGAAAG GTCCCCAAAGCCCTCGTCCCTCACTACTGCGAGCTGGTGGGCGCGAACCCCCGCGCACGTCCCAACCCAGCCCGGTTCCTCCAGAACTGCAGAACCCCGGGAGGATTCCTCAGCAACAGCTTTGTGGAGAGCAACCTTTTTCTGGAGGAGATCCAG ATCAAGGAGCCAGCTGAGAAGCAGCAGTTCTTCCAGGATCTGAGTGACAATCTGGACTCTTTTCCTGAAGACTTCTGTAAACACAAGGTCCTGCCTCAACTGCTCACAGCCTTCGAGTTTGGCAATGCAGGCGCCGTAGTACTCACACCCCTCTTTAAG GTGGGGAAGTTCCTGTCAGCTGAAGAATATCAACAGAAGATTATCCCTGTCATTGTGAAGATGTTCTCCTCCACAGACCGAGCCATGAGGATACGACTGCTGCAGCAG ATGGAACAGTTTATTCAATATCTGAATGAGGCAGCAGTCAATTCCCAGATTTTCCCTCACGTTGTTCATGGCTTCACAGACACCAACCCTGCCATCAGAGAACAGACTGTTAAG TCTATGCTGCTTCTGGCTCCCAAACTGAATGAGACCAACCTGAACCAGGAGCTGATGCGGCACTTTGCCAGGCTGCAGGCCAGAGATGAACAAGGCCCGATACGCTGCAACACCACCGTCTGCCTGGGCAAGATTGCCTCCTACCTCAACGCCGGG aCTCGACAGCGTGTTTTGATTTCCGCCTTCTCACGAGCCACTAAAGACCCCTTCCCAGCTTCACGCTCCGCCGGCGTGCTGGGATTCGCCGCCACACACAACTACTACAGTGTAACGGAGATCGCTGCCAGAATCTTACCCACGCTCTGTGCTATAACTGTTGACCCTGATAAGAGCGTCAGGGACCAG gCGTTCAAAGCCATCAAGAGTTTTATTTCCAAGCTGGAGACGGTGTCAGAAGATCCAACTAAGCTGGCTGAGATCG AAAAGGACGTAGCGTCCTGCGCTCAGCCTGCAGGTGCCTCTTCCAGCTGGGCCGGCTGGGCTGTAACCGGCATGTCGACAATAACTTCTAAGCTGATCCGCAACGCTCCAGGGACAGAGGGAGGTGTAGCGGTTGAGGGCAGTGATCCTGCCAATGCCACCGGCCCTACCAGCGCCACTGATGCAGCAACTGTACCTG ATTCTGAAGATAAAACTCCACAAGCTTCTCTGACTCACCATGCTGCCTCTAGCCGTGCCAACCAATCGCAGACTCCAGAAGTGACGGACAATGACGACGAGCCAATAGGAGACCGCTGGGACGACGAGGAAGATTGGGGAAGTTTAGAG GATCCAGAGAAAGCTCACACCGAGACTGATGACTGGACCACTGACTGGTCAGGAATGTCATCATCCAAAAAGAAGGCCAGTGACAGAGGA GTGGGCCGGACGTCGTCCTCCATGGCGATGAAAAAGCAGAGCTCTGACTGGAGCAGCTCTGGCTGGGACGCCGACGACAGCTGGTCCAACGAGAAAGACGGCCAGGGGCAGAGTTCTGCCGGCGAGGAAGGCTGGGGCAACGACTGGGGCGAGGAGGAGACGGACACGACCTCAGTTGACAAGACGCTCCCCCTGCCTGAGGGGGTGCGGTTAGCCAGCGAGTACAACTGGGAAAGCAGCAGCACAACCAAAGGAGTCAATCAGAACGACCTGTTTGCCAGCGTGTCGCAGAGAAACACAGCCGGCACTGCTGCCACg GCTGCAGATGGATGGGCCGCAGAGGCAACAGGAGACtggggagcagaggagagctgGGAGTCTGTGGATGGAAGCCAGG GTCTCAGTAAAGCCGAGCTGTCCAAGAAGAAacgggaggagaggaggaaagagctGGAGGCGAAGCGGGCGGAGCGCAAAGCTGCTAAAGGTCCTCTCAAACTGGGCGCACGCAAACTGGACTGA
- the LOC121901665 gene encoding uncharacterized protein LOC121901665 isoform X1, with product MEKFFKPVHSPSAPDEIKLKKHHHHHHHHHHHDPQSHRYTMFDDTDRNTDESHGHHRHHQHGHYVHDSPHRDTHHRHQTRQFHHSEEDEILYNHDTPVTLSRASSSSLSSSSSSSSSSWYTEASANDPFSLRHAERPQHSLSCSNISDVRRGFREDDSSEPVVFATIKHGSNGTGCSQSHGSSQQRGKCGFSPLDRGHSRSEEGLLQGNESDQGGEQSRVPHMNYGPLYKTASLNRSLAFSEEDIVLGVSRGPKRAVSSSQLPSKGILKNRDPRGDIRKAKSMEVLSPRVAKGQDPSGQKGKGVDQAVVEQARANFVQGKLQFSAFLDEITKQVISPSDLNILGVNKDKTTGKSVASAQTHGPVKPQLPPKKHRESSGEEREQHPKQHSRQEKAARNSSRKQSDCSNPDKLISYGARNHHGSPPPSHYPNSASHNTHHGSNRKDRRPSPTGSSTSGDRYGRCGPHLTDGTSTSPEPIQPKQRHHRKHQTTTSHSPHPHTQHFPQPQPHQAHPGPGQRGLSNSPPSSAQGAGPGPGSESSSCKSDSSRTRDTASTATSHSSEQSGRHHSQHVGHSKQHRDTLCDTDHLQALQEENADLHQNLLQTVVCIESLEAELQRTRDELSHVKEKYKSLLETHTGTKQANNLLGEHLHIASESLSSERKYLLNRVSQLSSELEDAHRTIAALENINVPCLIKDLLEKHFDSAEAIQKFLTTPTPISHSATSPQGDNQSHAPKVEETAHDWLTKEAGPQRVTAFMPFKQGVPTTGTEGCHSGQHDASHSPPFSVAAISTAIYKKMADSYAARPQPLYPQCQQQPSQGTNHTDAPPNLPQAHVGGDSWGGKGGVEVTLLEQDVVDVTSMTAQQILDDFLQQLQAHKEAGGGKEQQGGQQWAEQAGKVAD from the exons ATGGAGAAGTTTTTTAAGCCTGTTCACAGCCCCTCTGCCCCGGATGAGATCAAGCTGAAGaagcaccaccaccaccaccatcatcatcatcaccatgaCCCTCAGTCACACAG GTACACAATGTTTGATGACACCGACAGAAATACAGATGAAAGCCATGGGCACCACCGCCACCATCAACATGGTCACTATGTCCATGACAGCCCTCACCGTGACACCCACCATCGCCATCAAACACGGCAATTTCACCACAGCGAAGAGGATGAGATACTTTACAACCACGACACTCCTGTGACTCTTTCTAGggcctcttcctcttctctgtcttcatcctcttcctcctcctcttcctcctggtACACAGAGGCAAGTGCAAACGATCCCTTTTCTCTTCGTCACGCTGAGCGGCCACAGCATTCTTTGTCCTGCTCCAACATCTCAGATGTGCGCAGGGGTTTCCGGGAAGATGATAGCAGCGAGCCTGTTGTCTTTGCCACCATCAAACATGGCAGCAATGGCACTGGTTGTAGTCAGTCACATGGGAGCTCACAACAGAGGGGAAAGTGTGGTTTTTCTCCCCTTGACCGAGGTCACAGCAGGAGTGAAGAGGGCCTTCTGCAGGGTAATGAAAGTGATCAGGGAGGAGAACAATCCAGGGTACCCCACATGAACTATGGACCTCTGTATAAGACAGCTAGTTTGAACCGAAGCCTGGCTTTCAGTGAGGAGGACATTGTGTTAGGAGTCTCCAGAGGCCCAAAGAGAGCAGTGTCCTCCAGCCAGCTTCCCAGCAAAGGAATCCTCAAGAATAGGGACCCTCGTGGAGACATCCGCAAGGCGAAATCAATGGAGGTGTTGTCCCCAAGAGTTGCTAAAGGACAAGATCCTAGTGGACAGAAGGGGAAAGGGGTCGATCAAGCCGTGGTAGAGCAAGCCAGGGCAAATTTTGTGCAGGGAAAGTTGCAGTTTTCAGCCTTCCTGGATGAGATAACCAAACAAGTTATAAGTCCATCAGATCTCAACATCTTAGGTGtgaacaaagataaaacaaccGGCAAGAGCGTTGCCTCAGCCCAAACACATGGCCCAGTCAAGCCTCAGCTCCCACCTAAGAAGCACAGAGAGAGTTCAggtgaggagagggagcagcaTCCCAAACAGCACAGCCGACAGGAGAAAGCAGCTCGCAACAGCTCTCGGAAACAATCGGACTGCTCCAATCCTGATAAACTGATCTCATATGGGGCTAGGAACCACCATGGTAGCCCTCCACCTAGTCACTACCCTAACTCCGCCAGCCACAATACTCACCATGGTAGCAACCGTAAAGACAGGAGGCCGTCACCCACTGGCAGCTCCACGTCAGGGGACAGGTATGGCAGGTGTGGCCCTCATCTAACTGATGGAACCAGCACCAGCCCTGAACCCATCCAGCCCAAACAACGGCACCACCGCAAACACCAGACGACCACCTCTCACAGCCCACATCCTCATACCCAGCACTTCCCTCAGCCGCAGCCTCACCAGGCGCACCCTGGTCCTGGGCAACGAGGACTAAGCAACTCCCCTCCATCCTCAGCCCAGGGTGCAGGACCAGGCCCCGGATCTGAGTCTTCATCCTGTAAATCAGATTCATCCAGGACCAGAGATACAGCCTCCACAGCTACCAGTCATAGTTCAGAGCAGAGTGGTCGACACCATTCGCAGCATGTGGGGCACTCCAAACAACACAGG GACACGCTGTGTGACACTGACCACCTTCA GGCACTGCAGGAAGAGAATGCGGATCTTCACCAGAACTTGCTGCAGACGGTGGTCTGCATTGAGAGCCTGGAGGCAGAGTTGCAGAGAACCAGGGACGAGCTTAGTCATGTCAAGGAGAAGTATAAAAG CCTTTTGGAGACACACACTGGGACCAAGCAGGCCAATAATCTGCTGGGGGAGCACCTGCACATAGCG tCAGAGAGCCTGTCCAGCGAGAGGAAGTACCTGCTAAACCGCGTGTCCCAGCTGAGCTCAGAGCTGGAGGACGCCCACAGGACCATCGCTGCCCTGGAGAACATTAAT GTGCCGTGCTTGATAAAGGATTTATTGGAGAAGCACTTTGATTCAGCTGAGGCCATACAGAAGTTTCTGACAACTCCCACTCCGATCAGCCACTCTGCCACCTCTCCACAAGGAGACAACCAATCCCATGCTCCTAAAGTAGAAGAGACAGCACATGATTGGTTGACAAAAGAGGCAGGTCCACAGAGGGTCACAGCCTTCATGCCATTTAAACAGGGGGTGCCGACAACAGGAACTGAAGGCTGTCACTCAGGCCAGCACGATGCCAGCCACAGCCCGCCTTTCTCTGTGGCAGCCATCAGCACTGCAATCTATAAGAAAATGGCTGACAGTTACGCTGCCAGACCACAACCTCTCTATCCCCAATGCCAACAGCAACCTTCCCAGGGCACTAACCATACCGATGCCCCCCCAAACCTCCCGCAGGCCCATGTGGGTGGTGACAGCTGGGGTGGGAAGGGAGGGGTAGAGGTTACGCTTTTGGAGCAGGATGTTGTGGATGTGACCTCCATGACAGCCCAGCAGATCCTGGATGatttcctgcagcagctgcaggccCATAAGGAGGCTGGTGGAGGGAAGGAGCAGCAGGGCGGGCAGCAGTGGGCGGAACAAGCAGGCAAAGTGGCAGACTGA
- the LOC121901665 gene encoding uncharacterized protein LOC121901665 isoform X2 → MTLSHTEASANDPFSLRHAERPQHSLSCSNISDVRRGFREDDSSEPVVFATIKHGSNGTGCSQSHGSSQQRGKCGFSPLDRGHSRSEEGLLQGNESDQGGEQSRVPHMNYGPLYKTASLNRSLAFSEEDIVLGVSRGPKRAVSSSQLPSKGILKNRDPRGDIRKAKSMEVLSPRVAKGQDPSGQKGKGVDQAVVEQARANFVQGKLQFSAFLDEITKQVISPSDLNILGVNKDKTTGKSVASAQTHGPVKPQLPPKKHRESSGEEREQHPKQHSRQEKAARNSSRKQSDCSNPDKLISYGARNHHGSPPPSHYPNSASHNTHHGSNRKDRRPSPTGSSTSGDRYGRCGPHLTDGTSTSPEPIQPKQRHHRKHQTTTSHSPHPHTQHFPQPQPHQAHPGPGQRGLSNSPPSSAQGAGPGPGSESSSCKSDSSRTRDTASTATSHSSEQSGRHHSQHVGHSKQHRDTLCDTDHLQALQEENADLHQNLLQTVVCIESLEAELQRTRDELSHVKEKYKSLLETHTGTKQANNLLGEHLHIASESLSSERKYLLNRVSQLSSELEDAHRTIAALENINVPCLIKDLLEKHFDSAEAIQKFLTTPTPISHSATSPQGDNQSHAPKVEETAHDWLTKEAGPQRVTAFMPFKQGVPTTGTEGCHSGQHDASHSPPFSVAAISTAIYKKMADSYAARPQPLYPQCQQQPSQGTNHTDAPPNLPQAHVGGDSWGGKGGVEVTLLEQDVVDVTSMTAQQILDDFLQQLQAHKEAGGGKEQQGGQQWAEQAGKVAD, encoded by the exons atgaCCCTCAGTCACACAG AGGCAAGTGCAAACGATCCCTTTTCTCTTCGTCACGCTGAGCGGCCACAGCATTCTTTGTCCTGCTCCAACATCTCAGATGTGCGCAGGGGTTTCCGGGAAGATGATAGCAGCGAGCCTGTTGTCTTTGCCACCATCAAACATGGCAGCAATGGCACTGGTTGTAGTCAGTCACATGGGAGCTCACAACAGAGGGGAAAGTGTGGTTTTTCTCCCCTTGACCGAGGTCACAGCAGGAGTGAAGAGGGCCTTCTGCAGGGTAATGAAAGTGATCAGGGAGGAGAACAATCCAGGGTACCCCACATGAACTATGGACCTCTGTATAAGACAGCTAGTTTGAACCGAAGCCTGGCTTTCAGTGAGGAGGACATTGTGTTAGGAGTCTCCAGAGGCCCAAAGAGAGCAGTGTCCTCCAGCCAGCTTCCCAGCAAAGGAATCCTCAAGAATAGGGACCCTCGTGGAGACATCCGCAAGGCGAAATCAATGGAGGTGTTGTCCCCAAGAGTTGCTAAAGGACAAGATCCTAGTGGACAGAAGGGGAAAGGGGTCGATCAAGCCGTGGTAGAGCAAGCCAGGGCAAATTTTGTGCAGGGAAAGTTGCAGTTTTCAGCCTTCCTGGATGAGATAACCAAACAAGTTATAAGTCCATCAGATCTCAACATCTTAGGTGtgaacaaagataaaacaaccGGCAAGAGCGTTGCCTCAGCCCAAACACATGGCCCAGTCAAGCCTCAGCTCCCACCTAAGAAGCACAGAGAGAGTTCAggtgaggagagggagcagcaTCCCAAACAGCACAGCCGACAGGAGAAAGCAGCTCGCAACAGCTCTCGGAAACAATCGGACTGCTCCAATCCTGATAAACTGATCTCATATGGGGCTAGGAACCACCATGGTAGCCCTCCACCTAGTCACTACCCTAACTCCGCCAGCCACAATACTCACCATGGTAGCAACCGTAAAGACAGGAGGCCGTCACCCACTGGCAGCTCCACGTCAGGGGACAGGTATGGCAGGTGTGGCCCTCATCTAACTGATGGAACCAGCACCAGCCCTGAACCCATCCAGCCCAAACAACGGCACCACCGCAAACACCAGACGACCACCTCTCACAGCCCACATCCTCATACCCAGCACTTCCCTCAGCCGCAGCCTCACCAGGCGCACCCTGGTCCTGGGCAACGAGGACTAAGCAACTCCCCTCCATCCTCAGCCCAGGGTGCAGGACCAGGCCCCGGATCTGAGTCTTCATCCTGTAAATCAGATTCATCCAGGACCAGAGATACAGCCTCCACAGCTACCAGTCATAGTTCAGAGCAGAGTGGTCGACACCATTCGCAGCATGTGGGGCACTCCAAACAACACAGG GACACGCTGTGTGACACTGACCACCTTCA GGCACTGCAGGAAGAGAATGCGGATCTTCACCAGAACTTGCTGCAGACGGTGGTCTGCATTGAGAGCCTGGAGGCAGAGTTGCAGAGAACCAGGGACGAGCTTAGTCATGTCAAGGAGAAGTATAAAAG CCTTTTGGAGACACACACTGGGACCAAGCAGGCCAATAATCTGCTGGGGGAGCACCTGCACATAGCG tCAGAGAGCCTGTCCAGCGAGAGGAAGTACCTGCTAAACCGCGTGTCCCAGCTGAGCTCAGAGCTGGAGGACGCCCACAGGACCATCGCTGCCCTGGAGAACATTAAT GTGCCGTGCTTGATAAAGGATTTATTGGAGAAGCACTTTGATTCAGCTGAGGCCATACAGAAGTTTCTGACAACTCCCACTCCGATCAGCCACTCTGCCACCTCTCCACAAGGAGACAACCAATCCCATGCTCCTAAAGTAGAAGAGACAGCACATGATTGGTTGACAAAAGAGGCAGGTCCACAGAGGGTCACAGCCTTCATGCCATTTAAACAGGGGGTGCCGACAACAGGAACTGAAGGCTGTCACTCAGGCCAGCACGATGCCAGCCACAGCCCGCCTTTCTCTGTGGCAGCCATCAGCACTGCAATCTATAAGAAAATGGCTGACAGTTACGCTGCCAGACCACAACCTCTCTATCCCCAATGCCAACAGCAACCTTCCCAGGGCACTAACCATACCGATGCCCCCCCAAACCTCCCGCAGGCCCATGTGGGTGGTGACAGCTGGGGTGGGAAGGGAGGGGTAGAGGTTACGCTTTTGGAGCAGGATGTTGTGGATGTGACCTCCATGACAGCCCAGCAGATCCTGGATGatttcctgcagcagctgcaggccCATAAGGAGGCTGGTGGAGGGAAGGAGCAGCAGGGCGGGCAGCAGTGGGCGGAACAAGCAGGCAAAGTGGCAGACTGA